A stretch of Candidatus Vicinibacter affinis DNA encodes these proteins:
- a CDS encoding electron transfer flavoprotein subunit beta/FixA family protein, translated as MNLLVCISKTPDTTSKISFDATGTRLIEEGVQFIMNPYDEWYALVRALELKEKFGGQVHVVHVGTSNSEMIMRKALAIGADAAFRVDKEPLDSMDTANQLAAFAKTKNYDIVFLGKETIDHNGSEMGAMLAALLNLPFISYANHLELDGTKATLDVEIEGGIEVLEVNVPFVISAAKGMAEQRIPNMKGIMDAKKKPLEVIEAISSIQKVGISRFEQPPVKTSVRMIDPSNIDELVTVLKEDLKII; from the coding sequence TTTAGTTTGTATTAGTAAAACACCGGACACTACGTCCAAAATCAGTTTTGATGCCACGGGAACACGTTTAATTGAAGAAGGTGTTCAATTTATTATGAACCCCTATGATGAATGGTATGCTTTAGTGAGAGCATTGGAATTAAAAGAGAAATTTGGTGGTCAGGTTCATGTGGTACATGTAGGGACTTCAAATTCGGAAATGATTATGAGAAAAGCTTTGGCAATAGGAGCGGATGCAGCATTTCGAGTGGACAAAGAACCCTTAGATTCAATGGATACGGCTAATCAACTGGCTGCTTTTGCCAAGACAAAAAATTATGACATTGTTTTTCTTGGTAAAGAAACAATTGATCATAATGGTTCAGAAATGGGGGCCATGCTTGCTGCTTTGCTTAATTTGCCTTTCATTTCTTATGCGAATCATTTAGAGTTGGATGGAACCAAGGCAACTCTTGATGTTGAAATAGAAGGAGGGATAGAAGTACTTGAGGTAAATGTTCCATTTGTAATATCTGCGGCAAAAGGGATGGCCGAACAACGTATCCCTAATATGAAGGGTATTATGGATGCCAAGAAGAAACCCTTGGAAGTAATCGAAGCGATTTCAAGCATTCAAAAAGTGGGGATAAGCCGCTTCGAACAACCTCCGGTTAAGACTTCTGTTCGTATGATAGATCCTTCCAACATTGATGAGTTGGTGACTGTATTAAAAGAAGATTTAAAAATTATTTAA